cctgaaatttttttatcttgcAAATTTTAATTTCAGCTTTCCAAAACAAGCAAAACAATTAGAAACAATTGTTTTCAAGTGTACTACAAATCATCAGTTTATTCAGTAAAAAGACAAATTACATAAAAGAATTTAAGCACTGCCTCAAGTATAGACGCTTAAAGTATACATCTTATTGTTAACAGTTGGTTCATGGTCAATAAACCTAACAAAAAATATCTTaagaaaaactttttgagttcCATAAAGCAAATTAAGTGGCTCATTCTGGTAGTTGGGTCTCTCAAATTAAGAGGCATCTCAAGTGAACTACAAACAGAGAGCTCCTATTCTACGATTCTATCTAATGTAGATGAATGAACAAACATTCCACTGAGAAGCAAACCAAAAGAACAAAAGTAAGCAGGATGGATAAACTACCGCTCCAAATGACTCGCCTTTTAAGCATGTGTGTAGAAAATTTGATATGGGGTATATACCTCTTCCTTCAAAAGATTATCGAGTTCCATTTTGCAGTCATCTAACCATCTAAGATCCGAACTGTCAACCACCCATACCAAACCATCAGTTTGCTCAAAGTAGTTTCTCCAGTAAGATCTTATAGTTTTTTGGCCCCCAGCATCCCATATATTTAAAGTATACCTGCCAAAAGTCACATTAACTGGAATTTCAATATTCTACATATTGAAGCAAATTTTGATCAACTCAAAAGCATGAAGCAATATGCAATGAAGTGCAAGAACAGCAGTGAAAAGATTaaattcaagaacttgatgatagCTTTTTCAAGGGACTTAGACATACCCAATTAAGAtataaacaagaaaacaaagtaTAAAACCCGTCTTACAAAATTAAATACCATTTCCATGCATGTTGCCCGTTGCCCATTGCCCATTGCCCAAATGGCAATAATTTTAATGAGACCTCCATTACTGTATGATATATTGCCCATTGCCCAATATACTAAATCATCATATATTTGCAAAAATATCAACCAAAAGACACAGACAAAAAATGTAATCAAATTGTTAAAGTTGAATTACTTTTGGTAGTGTTGAATTGGgcccgtgtgtggcttgaattgccacaagcccaagtCAAGTCTAAATTCACTTTGTTTTGACCgaatcctatttgtaataggaaacCTTATTCAGCcaaccttaatatatatatatatatatatatatattatatttcaacTGTAGCCGTGGGCTGTGAGATTAGAgagaaattccaattaacctagtgagcagccgcatgagagaaaatagaaaaaaaagaggcagccagcttctattcttattttttctgtgagagagtgctagggtgtaattgggatttgggtttcttgagagtgttcttttgcactattgtattttccctgataatagtgaaatccttgcaactccgtggacgtaggcaaattgctgaaccacgtaaatattgtcttgtgcgtgtgattatttttttttattttttatttttggcgtgtgttttctctatttgttttgcttctcacaggttgggattttggttaaattccctacaactggtatcggagcctagggttaggtttgagtgggagcaatggcagaggaagcaggaaaggtgtctggaatagaaaagtttgatggcacagacttcgcgtattggaggatgcagattgaagattatctctataggaggaaattgcatctagctcttttggggacaaaacctgaggctatgaaggctgaggaatgggctcttattgacagacaggtactaggagttatcaggttaactctgtctaggtctgttgcacacaatgttgtaaaggagaagactacagcagatctgatgaaggctttgtctggtatgtatgaaaagccgtcagcaaacaataaaGTGCACTTaatgaagaaactgttcaatctaaagatggcagagaatgtatcagtagcacaacatctgaatgaatttaacactatcacaaatcaattatcgtctgtagaaattgattttgatgatgagatccgtgcactgatcgttttggcttctttgccaaacagttagGAGGCAATAAGGATGGCAGTAAGtaattctacaggaaaggaaaaactcaagtacaatgatatacgagatttaattctggctgagaAGATTCacagaagagatgcaggtgaaacctcaggatctggttctgccctaaaccttgagacaagaggcagaggtaataacagaaattcaaatcggggcagatcaaaatccagaaattcaaattggaacagaagtaaatctagatcaggccaacaagtacaatacTGGAATTatgggaaaacaggtcactttaggaatcaatgcaaaagtcctaaaaaaaagaatggagatGATTCTGTTAATGCtataacagaagaggtacaggatgcattacttcttgcagtagacagtctacttgatgattgggttttggattcaggagtttcgtttcataccactctacaccgagaaatcatacagaattatgttgcaggtgattttggaaggtgtatttggctgatggttcaaCCTTGGATGTTGTTGGTATGGGAGATGTCcgaatattgttgcccaatgggtctgtttggttactggagaaggttCAACATATTCCTGACttgaggaggaatctgatttctgttggacaacttgatgatgaaggacatgcaatactatttgttggtggtacttggaaggttacaaagggagctagggtattggctcgtggaaagaaaactggtactctgtacatgacctcaagtccaagagacacaattgcagttgctgatgcaagtactaatacaagcctatggcaccgcagacttggtcacatgagtaagaaagggatgaagatgctgctgtcaaaaggaaaactaccagaattgaagtccattgattttgacatgtgtgaaagttacatcttaggaaagcagaaaaaagtgagcttcttgaaaactggcaggacaccgaaggctgaaaaattggagttagtacacactgatttgtgggggtcttctccggttgcatcccttggaggttcaaggtactacatcactttcattgatgactcaagcagaaaggtatgggttcattttctgaaaaataaatctgatgtatttgaaacttttaagaagtgaaaggccatggttgagacagaaacaagtttgaaagtaaaatgtttgaggtcagataatagaggagagtacatagatggagggttcagtaagtattgtgctgcacagggaattagaatggagaagaccattcctgggacaccacagcaaaatggtgtggctgagcgcatgaacagaactctcaatgagcgtgctaggagtatgaggttgcatgctggactaccaaaaactttttgggctgatgctgttagcactgcagcttacctgataaaccgaggactttcagttcccatggagtttagacttcctgaggaggtttggagcggtaaagaggtaaagttttcacacttaaaagttttttgttgtatttcttatgttcatattgattctgatgctcgtagtaaacttgatgcaaagtctaaaatatgtttttttattggctatggtgataagaaatttggctataggttttgggatgaacaaaacaggaaaatcatcagaagtagaaatgtgatatttaatgaacaggttatgtataaggacaggtcaactgtagtgttAGATGTTATAGAGATAGATCagaagaaatctgagtttgtcaacttagatgaattgactgaaggtactgtccagaaaaggggtgaagaagataaggagaatgtaaattcacaagtagatctgagtacacctgtagctgaagtccgcaaatcttccagaaacattagacctccacagcgttattcacccactctaaattatctcctgttgattgatggtggtgagccagagtgttatgatgaagccttgcaagatgagaaatcaagcaagtgggagttagccatgaaggatgagatggattccttgttggggaatcagacatgggaactgactgaattgccagtagaAAAGAAGGCTTTACACAACAAGTgagtatacagaataaagaatgagcatgatggtagcaaacgttacaatgccagattagttgttaaatgGTTCCAGtagaaggaaggcattgactacacagagatattttctccagttgtgaagatatcaacaatcagactggtactgggaatggtggcttcagaaaacttacatcttgagcagttagatgtgaagacagcattccttcatggtgacttggaggaagacctttacatgattcagccaaaagggttcattgctcaaggacaagagaatctAGTCTACAAACTgaaaaagagcttgtatggcttaaaacaagctcctagacagtggtacaagaaatttgacagttttatgcatagaattgggttcaagagatgtgaagctgatcactgttgctatgttaagttttttgacaattcttacatcatattactgttgtatgtggatgatatgcttattacagggtctagcattgaggagattaataatctgaagaagcaattgtccaaacagtttgcaatgaa
This DNA window, taken from Quercus robur chromosome 2, dhQueRobu3.1, whole genome shotgun sequence, encodes the following:
- the LOC126712928 gene encoding ADP-ribosylation factor-like protein 2 isoform X1, translated to MEVSLKLLPFGQWAMGNGQHAWKWYLILYTLNIWDAGGQKTIRSYWRNYFEQTDGLVWVVDSSDLRWLDDCKMELDNLLKEERLSGASLLILANKQDIKGALTPEEIAKVLNLEAMDKTRRWQIVGCSAYTGEGLLEGFDWLVQDVASRIYVLD
- the LOC126712928 gene encoding ADP-ribosylation factor-like protein 2 isoform X2, which translates into the protein MEVSLKLLPFGQWAMGNGQHAWKWYTLNIWDAGGQKTIRSYWRNYFEQTDGLVWVVDSSDLRWLDDCKMELDNLLKEERLSGASLLILANKQDIKGALTPEEIAKVLNLEAMDKTRRWQIVGCSAYTGEGLLEGFDWLVQDVASRIYVLD